A window of Solanum stenotomum isolate F172 chromosome 3, ASM1918654v1, whole genome shotgun sequence contains these coding sequences:
- the LOC125859985 gene encoding uncharacterized protein LOC125859985: MAEEICFFTKDALIIKPPKKSPALLRIIVIVFAMVCGVYICSTCLKQNNTETTRKLLNIEVVERPCHEYDRSQIPYLHYPKPKTFSRAECSCNPVRLFAVLSAQRSGSGWFETLLNSHINITSNGEIFSVKERRENASSILRTLDMVYNLDLITSASKNHCSAAVGFKWMLNQGLIQYHKEIVEYFNNKGVSVIFLFRRNLLRRMVSVLANSYDRYARLLNGTHKSHVHSTEEASTLAKYKPEINTTLLITDLKRMDASTKEALEYFNSTRSIFLYYEDLIKDHTKLEDVIEFLRLPQMNLTSRQVKIHSGPLQEHVKNWDDVNKTLKGTAYESFLRSDY; this comes from the exons ATGGCTGAAGAAATTTGTTTCTTTACAAAG GATGCTCTCATCATAAAACCTCCCAAGAAATCTCCGGCATTGTTAAGGATAATAGTTATAGTGTTTGCAATGGTTTGTGGTGTTTATATCTGTTCAACCTGTCTTAAACAAAATAACACTGAGACAACAAGAAAACTCTTGAATATTGAAGTTGTAGAAAGGCCTTGTCATGAATATGATCGATCTCAGATTCCGTACTTGCATTATCCTAAACCGAAAACCTTTAGCAG GGCTGAATGTTCCTGTAATCCTGTACGTCTGTTTGCCGTTCTGTCAGCACAGAGGTCTGGGAGTGGATGGTTTGAGACACTATTAAATAGTCATATTAATATAACCTCCAATGGTGAAATTTTCTCTGTCAAAGAGCGAAGAGAAAATGCTTCCTCAATCCTGAGGACTTTGGACATGGTTTATAATTTGGATTTGATCACCAGTGCTTCCAAGAATCACTGTTCAGCTGCAGTTGGCTTCAAATGGATGCTTAATCAG GGGTTGATACAATATCACAAGGAAATCGTTGAGTACTTCAACAACAAAGGTGTCTCCgtaatatttctttttagaaGGAATCTGCTGCGCCGTATGGTTTCAGTGCTTGCGAATTCCTATGATCGTTATGCTAGACTCTTGAATGGAACACACAAGTCTCATGTGCACTCAACTGAGGAG GCTTCCACTCTTGCAAAGTATAAACCAGAAATCAATACAACATTATTAATCACAGATTTGAAGAGAATGGATGCGTCAACCAAGGAGGCATTGGAGTACTTCAACAGTACTCGGAGCATATTTTTGTATTATGAAGATCTTATCAAAGACCACACG AAATTAGAAGACGTTATAGAGTTTTTAAGATTGCCACAAATGAATTTAACTAGCCGCCAAGTTAAGATACACAGCGGACCACTGCAGGAACATGTCAAGAACTGGGATGATGTGAATAAGACATTAAAAGGAACAGCTTATGAGAGTTTCCTCCGATCTGACTATTAA